The Filimonas lacunae genomic sequence CGGCTTCCAGATGTATGAAGAACATGGGGGTTGCCCCGCCGGCGGCACCGTAGCTGGTTTAGGCTATGTCAGCGGCCGGCAATGCGTGATAGTGGCCAACGATCAAACAGTAAAAGCAGGCGCCTGGTTTCCCATCACCGGCAAAAAAAACCTGCGCCTGCAGGAAATTGCCATGGAAAACCGCCTACCGGTTATTTACCTGGTAGACAGTGCCGGGGTATACCTGCCCATGCAGGATGAAATTTTTCCGGACAAAGAACATTTTGGACGCATTTTTCGCAATAACGCGCAAATGAGCGCCATGGGCATTACACAAATTGCAGCTGTAATGGGTCCCTGCGTAGCCGGGGGAGCCTATTTGCCCATTATGAGCGATGAAACACTAATGGTAGAAGGCAACGGCAGCATTTTTTTAGCCGGTCCCTACCTGGTAAAAGCAGCCGTTGGCGAAGAAGTCGATGCCGAAACACTGGGCGGCGCCGCCACACACACTGAAATAAGCGGCATTGCCGATTATCGCTTTACCACGGAAGAAGAATGTCTTGACCATATTAAAAAACTGGTAAGTAAAATAGGACACTCCCCCACTGCCGGGTTTGACCGTATTGCAGCAGTAGCTCCTGTCAAAAGCCCCGACGAGTTGTATGGCATTATCCCCGAAGGCAACAGTAAACCCTATAACGTGGTAGACCTGATTGAGCGATTGGTGGACAACAGTGAATTTGACGAGTTTAAAAAAGAATATGGCCAAACCATTGTATGTGGCTATGCCCGTATTGAAGGCTGGGCCGTAGGCATTGTAGCCAACCAACGCCTGGTGATCAAAAATAAAAAAGGCGAAATGCAGATGGGTGGCGTTATTTATAACGACAGCGCCGATAAGGCTGCCCGCTTTATATTAAACTGCAACCAGAAAAGAATACCCCTGGTGTTTTTACAGGATGTAACCGGCTTTATGGTAGGCACCCGTAGCGAACATTCAGGCATTATTAAAGATGGGGCCAAACTGGTGAACGCAGTAGCCAACAGTGTAGTGCCTAAAATCACTATCATCACCGGCAACAGCTTTGGCGCCGGCAACTATGCCATGTGTGGCAAAGCCTACGACCCACGTTTTATTTATGCGTGGCCCAGTGCTAAAATAGCAGTGATGGGAGGCGATCAGGCAGCTAAAACATTGTTACAGATACAGGTGGCCAGCCTTAAAAGCCAGGGAAAAACCATTACAGCTGAGGAAGAGCAGGAGTTATTGCAAACCATTAAAAACCGTTACAACAGCCAAACCAGCCCCTACTATGCAGCAGCAAGGCTATGGGTGGATGAAATTATTGACCCGGCCGATACGCGAAAAGTAATCAGCGAAGGCATTGCAGCAGCAAATCACAACCCGGTAATAAATGATTTGAAGCTGGGCGTTTTTCAGGTATGATAATGTGCTTACTTTGCAGCCCGAAAATTTGCATACATGTCTGAAGGCCATCAACTGATTATTTATACCGACGGAGCATCCAGGGGCAACCCCGGACCGGGCGGGTATGGAGCTATTTTAATGTGGGGTGAGAAAGTAAAAGAACTTTCTGCCGGCTACCGTCGCACCACCAATAACCGGATGGAGCTGTTGGCCGTAATAGTTGCATTGGAAGCCCTTACTAAAAAAGGCGTAGCACTTACCGTTTTTACCGATAGCCAATATGTAGTAAACAGCATCGAAAAAAAATGGGTAGATGGCTGGATTAAAAACGATTTTAAAGGTGGCAAAAAAAACAAGGATCTGTGGACACGTTTCTATAAACTGTCTAAAGACTTTAACATTAAAATGCGTTGGGTGAAAGGCCATGCCGATAACCCTTACAATAACCGTTGCGACCAACTGGCCACACAGGCTGCCGATGGCAAAAACCTGCTGGTAGATGTAGGCTACGAAGCGGAGAATTAACGCAATACCTTCTTTAAAAACTCCTGAAACACACTATGGTTTCCAGGAGTTTTTTTTATTACAAGCCCTGCCTACGCTATATAATATTTTCACTACAACCTCACCGGGAACACAGCTGCAGAAAGCAGGAACATCAATACATCATTTTTATTATACTTTATTCTGCGCCTATATCACCTTCAACTTTTTTCAGCATTTCTTTTTGTCGAATGCTATAATTTACTATCTTTCTTATCTATTAACAGCCACAGGCTGTTTCCCGATCCAATCTTCTCTGTTAAACCCTTGCAGCGTATATGCTGCACGCTTTTCCTATTTATAACTAGTCAATGCTATGATTAACAGAGCACATACACCAGTACAATGGCGAACGTTAACCGTACTGGAAATATTTGTAAGGGATATAATAACCAATTCCTCCCCCCTTCCTCCGGAATCGGTGGGTCAAAATGTAAGTTTATTGAATAAACCACTGATTGAAGATTTTCGTGCATCCATTGAGTCCATCACAGAGCACGATGATATGATGCAACTAATGCATCAATACCTGGAAGCTATTCGTAAAATCAGCGACGATTTATACAAGTATAAA encodes the following:
- a CDS encoding acyl-CoA carboxylase subunit beta; translation: MTIQFNRNEDWMRLLLSEMKQQTGRIKQGGGKKAIEKQKERNKLTARERIDYLIDKGSRFTELGLFAGFQMYEEHGGCPAGGTVAGLGYVSGRQCVIVANDQTVKAGAWFPITGKKNLRLQEIAMENRLPVIYLVDSAGVYLPMQDEIFPDKEHFGRIFRNNAQMSAMGITQIAAVMGPCVAGGAYLPIMSDETLMVEGNGSIFLAGPYLVKAAVGEEVDAETLGGAATHTEISGIADYRFTTEEECLDHIKKLVSKIGHSPTAGFDRIAAVAPVKSPDELYGIIPEGNSKPYNVVDLIERLVDNSEFDEFKKEYGQTIVCGYARIEGWAVGIVANQRLVIKNKKGEMQMGGVIYNDSADKAARFILNCNQKRIPLVFLQDVTGFMVGTRSEHSGIIKDGAKLVNAVANSVVPKITIITGNSFGAGNYAMCGKAYDPRFIYAWPSAKIAVMGGDQAAKTLLQIQVASLKSQGKTITAEEEQELLQTIKNRYNSQTSPYYAAARLWVDEIIDPADTRKVISEGIAAANHNPVINDLKLGVFQV
- the rnhA gene encoding ribonuclease HI codes for the protein MSEGHQLIIYTDGASRGNPGPGGYGAILMWGEKVKELSAGYRRTTNNRMELLAVIVALEALTKKGVALTVFTDSQYVVNSIEKKWVDGWIKNDFKGGKKNKDLWTRFYKLSKDFNIKMRWVKGHADNPYNNRCDQLATQAADGKNLLVDVGYEAEN